In Capsicum annuum cultivar UCD-10X-F1 chromosome 7, UCD10Xv1.1, whole genome shotgun sequence, one genomic interval encodes:
- the LOC107878576 gene encoding BES1/BZR1 homolog protein 4 isoform X1, with translation MTSGTRMPTWKERENNKRRERRRRAIAAKIFAGLRMYGNYQLPKHCDNNEVLRALCNEAGWTVEPDGTTYRKGCKPMERLDFLGGSTSLSPCSSYQPSPFTSNNPSPASSSFPSPASSSYAANLNMDGKSLIPWLKNLSSGSSSASSSKLPHFHIHTGSISAPVTPPFSSPTARTPRMKTDAGWAGFRYPFLPSSTPASPGRQNFIGAECFAGISGPPSPTYSLVSPNPFRFKMEVLSRGGSRMCTPGQSGTCSPAIAAGLDHTADVPMAEVMISDEFAFGSNAARMVKPWEGERIHEDCVPDDLELTLGSSKTR, from the exons ATGACATCGGGAACAAGGATGCCAACGtggaaggagagggagaacaacaAGAGGAGAGAGCGAAGGCGAAGAGCCATTGCTGCTAAAATATTTGCCGGATTAAGAATGTACGGTAACTATCAACTTCCTAAGCATTGTGATAACAATGAGGTCCTTAGAGCTCTCTGCAATGAAGCTGGATGGACAGTTGAGCCTGATGGTACCACCTACCGTAAG GGCTGCAAACCGATGGAGAGATTGGATTTTTTGGGTGGTTCAACATCATTAAGTCCATGTTCATCTTACCAGCCAAGTCCTTTCACTTCCAACAACCCAAGCCCTGCTTCCTCTTCCTTTCCTAGTCCGGCTTCTTCCTCATACGCGGCAAACCTTAACATGGACGGGAAATCCCTCATACCGTGGCTTAAAAACCTCTCTTCTGGATCTTCATCGGCTTCCTCTTCCAAACTCCCGCATTTTCATATTCATACTGGCTCCATCAGTGCTCCAGTGACCCCTCCTTTTAGCTCACCAACTGCCCGAACCCCACGGATGAAAACTGATGCCGGCTGGGCTGGATTTCGCTACCCGTTCCTTCCATCATCTACACCAGCTAGCCCTGGTCGTCAGAACTTCATTGGTGCAGAATGTTTTGCTGGAATTAGTGGACCACCTTCTCCAACATATAGTCTTGTTTCGCCTAATCCGTTTAGGTTCAAAATGGAGGTTCTATCACGTGGTGGATCTCGTATGTGCACACCTGGACAGAGTGGCACATGTTCACCTGCTATTGCTGCAGGATTGGATCATACTGCTGATGTTCCCATGGCTGAAGTGATGATCTCTGATGAGTTTGCATTCGGAAGCAATGCCGCAAGGATGGTGAAGCCATGGGAAGGGGAGAGGATCCATGAGGATTGTGTTCCGGATGATCTTGAGCTTACTCTTGGGAGTTCTAAGACAAG ATAA
- the LOC107878576 gene encoding BES1/BZR1 homolog protein 4 isoform X2, translated as MERLDFLGGSTSLSPCSSYQPSPFTSNNPSPASSSFPSPASSSYAANLNMDGKSLIPWLKNLSSGSSSASSSKLPHFHIHTGSISAPVTPPFSSPTARTPRMKTDAGWAGFRYPFLPSSTPASPGRQNFIGAECFAGISGPPSPTYSLVSPNPFRFKMEVLSRGGSRMCTPGQSGTCSPAIAAGLDHTADVPMAEVMISDEFAFGSNAARMVKPWEGERIHEDCVPDDLELTLGSSKTR; from the exons ATGGAGAGATTGGATTTTTTGGGTGGTTCAACATCATTAAGTCCATGTTCATCTTACCAGCCAAGTCCTTTCACTTCCAACAACCCAAGCCCTGCTTCCTCTTCCTTTCCTAGTCCGGCTTCTTCCTCATACGCGGCAAACCTTAACATGGACGGGAAATCCCTCATACCGTGGCTTAAAAACCTCTCTTCTGGATCTTCATCGGCTTCCTCTTCCAAACTCCCGCATTTTCATATTCATACTGGCTCCATCAGTGCTCCAGTGACCCCTCCTTTTAGCTCACCAACTGCCCGAACCCCACGGATGAAAACTGATGCCGGCTGGGCTGGATTTCGCTACCCGTTCCTTCCATCATCTACACCAGCTAGCCCTGGTCGTCAGAACTTCATTGGTGCAGAATGTTTTGCTGGAATTAGTGGACCACCTTCTCCAACATATAGTCTTGTTTCGCCTAATCCGTTTAGGTTCAAAATGGAGGTTCTATCACGTGGTGGATCTCGTATGTGCACACCTGGACAGAGTGGCACATGTTCACCTGCTATTGCTGCAGGATTGGATCATACTGCTGATGTTCCCATGGCTGAAGTGATGATCTCTGATGAGTTTGCATTCGGAAGCAATGCCGCAAGGATGGTGAAGCCATGGGAAGGGGAGAGGATCCATGAGGATTGTGTTCCGGATGATCTTGAGCTTACTCTTGGGAGTTCTAAGACAAG ATAA
- the LOC107878575 gene encoding uncharacterized protein LOC107878575 isoform X2, which produces MMSVERSFEAWEEVQRHGQDLADKLAQGVTGLIQSHISPPSFPWPNSQNSKLFDVELPTQSFIPRDFGIAVDKSAIAGVSAIFDMGNRIGQASKLFDVELPSQNFIPRDFGIAVDSSAIAGVSSIFEIGNRIGQAGAEFGACLNGIVHQFFRKLPLPFRQDENLGLSLMSATDSQRSDLSITLQEDLGLLAERLKGYGHAEKDSAEAEDKPSEEEFFGVNLKAFKHFGRSQGTINFSSTYESRTRNVESSVAARGDLWRVEASQGSSTSGNENSSLFLVQLGPVLFVRDSTLLLPVHLSKQHLLWYGYDRKSFMDLQFPNGQITYISGEGLSTSAFLPLCGGLLQAQGQYPGDLKFSFSCKNKWGTCITPMMHWPDKSFSFGVTQALAWKRSGLMYRPTVQLSVCPTFGGSSPGLQADITHSLKEGLNIICGCALATHSSAFASLALGRSKWNGNVGSSGVVLKVETPLGNIGRPSFSVQLNSGFEF; this is translated from the exons atgatgtCTGTGGAGAGATCATTTGAAGCATGGGAAGAGGTACAAAGACACGGGCAAGACTTAGCTGATAAGCTTGCTCAAGGAGTTACTGGTTTGATTCAGTCTCATATAAGTCCTCCATCATTTCCGTGGCCTAATTCGCAAAATTCGAAGCTTTTTGATGTCGAGTTGCCAACTCAAAGTTTCATCCCGAGGGATTTTGGGATAGCTGTGGATAAATCTGCAATTGCAGGGGTTTCAGCAATTTTTGATATGGGGAACAGAATAGGGCAAGCTTCCAAGCTTTTTGATGTAGAGTTACCAAGTCAAAATTTCATTCCGAGGGATTTTGGGATAGCTGTGGACAGCTCTGCAATTGCAGGGGTTTCGTCAATTTTTGAGATCGGAAACAGAATAGGGCAGGCTGGAGCAGAGTTTGGGGCTTGCTTGAATGGAATTGTTCACCAGTTTTTCAGGAAGTTGCCATTGCCTTTTCGGCAAGATGAGAATTTAGGATTGTCTCTGATGTCTGCCACAGATAGCCAAAGATCCGATCTGAGTATTACCCTGCAGGAGGATTTGGGGTTGTTGGCCGAAAGATTAAAGGGATATGGGCATGCTGAAAAGGATTCAGCTGAAGCTGAAGATAAACCAAGTGAAGAGGAGTTTTTTGGTGTTAATTTGAAGGCATTCAAACACTTCGGCAGATCACAG GGTACAATCAACTTCTCATCGACATATGAAAGTAGGACCAGGAATGTAGAAAGTTCTGTGGCTGCTAgaggagatttatggagagtaGAGGCATCACAGGGCAGTTCCACATCAGGAAATGAAAATTCATCGCTGTTCCTCGTCCAACTTGGACCAGTACTTTTTGTCCGTGATTCAACACTACTTCTGCCAGTTCACTTGTCTAAACAACACCTTCTTTGGTATGGCTATGATAGGAAG TCGTTTATGGACTTGCAGTTTCCAAACGGTCAAATAACTTACATATCTGGGGAGGGCTTGTCCACCAGTGCCTTTTTACCTTTGTGTGGAGGTTTGCTTCAAGCCCAGGGTCAATACCCAGGGGATCTGAAGTTCAGCTTCTCTTGCAAG AATAAATGGGGAACATGCATTACGCCAATGATGCATTGGCCCGACAAATCATTTAGTTTTGGGGTTACCCAGGCATTAGCTTGGAAGAGATCTGGTCTCATGTATCGGCCAACTGTTCAACTAAG TGTATGCCCAACATTTGGTGGGAGCAGCCCCGGTTTGCAGGCAGACATTACACATTCTCTAAAGGAGGGATTAAATATCATTTGTGGCTGTGCACTTGCAACACACTCTTCTGCATTTGCATCGTTAGCT CTTGGGCGATCAAAGTGGAATGGTAATGTTGGGAGCTCAGGGGTGGTTCTTAAGGTTGAAACCCCTCTTGGCAACATTGGCAGGCCGTCTTTCTCCGTTCAGCTGAACAGCGGCTTCGAGTTCTAA
- the LOC107878575 gene encoding uncharacterized protein LOC107878575 isoform X1, giving the protein MMSVERSFEAWEEVQRHGQDLADKLAQGVTGLIQSHISPPSFPWPNSQNSKLFDVELPTQSFIPRDFGIAVDKSAIAGVSAIFDMGNRIGQASKLFDVELPSQNFIPRDFGIAVDSSAIAGVSSIFEIGNRIGQAGAEFGACLNGIVHQFFRKLPLPFRQDENLGLSLMSATDSQRSDLSITLQEDLGLLAERLKGYGHAEKDSAEAEDKPSEEEFFGVNLKAFKHFGRSQGTINFSSTYESRTRNVESSVAARGDLWRVEASQGSSTSGNENSSLFLVQLGPVLFVRDSTLLLPVHLSKQHLLWYGYDRKRGMHSLCPAVWSKHRRWLLMSMICLNPLTCSFMDLQFPNGQITYISGEGLSTSAFLPLCGGLLQAQGQYPGDLKFSFSCKNKWGTCITPMMHWPDKSFSFGVTQALAWKRSGLMYRPTVQLSVCPTFGGSSPGLQADITHSLKEGLNIICGCALATHSSAFASLALGRSKWNGNVGSSGVVLKVETPLGNIGRPSFSVQLNSGFEF; this is encoded by the exons atgatgtCTGTGGAGAGATCATTTGAAGCATGGGAAGAGGTACAAAGACACGGGCAAGACTTAGCTGATAAGCTTGCTCAAGGAGTTACTGGTTTGATTCAGTCTCATATAAGTCCTCCATCATTTCCGTGGCCTAATTCGCAAAATTCGAAGCTTTTTGATGTCGAGTTGCCAACTCAAAGTTTCATCCCGAGGGATTTTGGGATAGCTGTGGATAAATCTGCAATTGCAGGGGTTTCAGCAATTTTTGATATGGGGAACAGAATAGGGCAAGCTTCCAAGCTTTTTGATGTAGAGTTACCAAGTCAAAATTTCATTCCGAGGGATTTTGGGATAGCTGTGGACAGCTCTGCAATTGCAGGGGTTTCGTCAATTTTTGAGATCGGAAACAGAATAGGGCAGGCTGGAGCAGAGTTTGGGGCTTGCTTGAATGGAATTGTTCACCAGTTTTTCAGGAAGTTGCCATTGCCTTTTCGGCAAGATGAGAATTTAGGATTGTCTCTGATGTCTGCCACAGATAGCCAAAGATCCGATCTGAGTATTACCCTGCAGGAGGATTTGGGGTTGTTGGCCGAAAGATTAAAGGGATATGGGCATGCTGAAAAGGATTCAGCTGAAGCTGAAGATAAACCAAGTGAAGAGGAGTTTTTTGGTGTTAATTTGAAGGCATTCAAACACTTCGGCAGATCACAG GGTACAATCAACTTCTCATCGACATATGAAAGTAGGACCAGGAATGTAGAAAGTTCTGTGGCTGCTAgaggagatttatggagagtaGAGGCATCACAGGGCAGTTCCACATCAGGAAATGAAAATTCATCGCTGTTCCTCGTCCAACTTGGACCAGTACTTTTTGTCCGTGATTCAACACTACTTCTGCCAGTTCACTTGTCTAAACAACACCTTCTTTGGTATGGCTATGATAGGAAG CGTGGGATGCACTCTCTTTGTCCAGCCGTGTGGTCAAAACATCGAAGGTGGCTGCTTATGTCGATGATTTGTCTTAATCCTTTGACCTGT TCGTTTATGGACTTGCAGTTTCCAAACGGTCAAATAACTTACATATCTGGGGAGGGCTTGTCCACCAGTGCCTTTTTACCTTTGTGTGGAGGTTTGCTTCAAGCCCAGGGTCAATACCCAGGGGATCTGAAGTTCAGCTTCTCTTGCAAG AATAAATGGGGAACATGCATTACGCCAATGATGCATTGGCCCGACAAATCATTTAGTTTTGGGGTTACCCAGGCATTAGCTTGGAAGAGATCTGGTCTCATGTATCGGCCAACTGTTCAACTAAG TGTATGCCCAACATTTGGTGGGAGCAGCCCCGGTTTGCAGGCAGACATTACACATTCTCTAAAGGAGGGATTAAATATCATTTGTGGCTGTGCACTTGCAACACACTCTTCTGCATTTGCATCGTTAGCT CTTGGGCGATCAAAGTGGAATGGTAATGTTGGGAGCTCAGGGGTGGTTCTTAAGGTTGAAACCCCTCTTGGCAACATTGGCAGGCCGTCTTTCTCCGTTCAGCTGAACAGCGGCTTCGAGTTCTAA